A portion of the Macaca thibetana thibetana isolate TM-01 chromosome 9, ASM2454274v1, whole genome shotgun sequence genome contains these proteins:
- the PPP2R2D gene encoding serine/threonine-protein phosphatase 2A 55 kDa regulatory subunit B delta isoform isoform X2: MAGAGGGGCPAGGNDFQWCFSQVKGAIDEDVAEADIISTVEFNYSGDLLATGDKGGRVVIFQREQENKSRPHSRGEYNVYSTFQSHEPEFDYLKSLEIEEKINKIRWLPQQNAAHFLLSTNDDLRINLWHLEITDRSFNIVDIKPANMEELTEVITAAEFHPHQCNVFVYSSSKGTIRLCDMRSSALCDRHSKFFEEPEDPSSRSFFSEIISSISDVKFSHSGRYMMTRDYLSVKVWDLNMESRPVETHQVHEYLRSKLCSLYENDCIFDKFECCWNGSDSAIMTGSYNNFFRMFDRDTRRDVTLEASRESSKPRASLKPRKVCTGGKRKKDEISVDSLDFNKKILHTAWHPADNVIAVAATNNLYIFQDKIN, encoded by the exons CGGACATCATTTCCACCGTTGAGTTTAATTACTCTGGAGATCTTCTTGCAACAGGAGACAAGGGCGGCAGAGTTGTTATTTTTCAGCGTGAACAAGAG AACAAAAGCCGCCCTCATTCTAGGGGAGAATATAATGTTTACAGCACTTTTCAAAGTCATGAACCAGAGTTTGACTATTTGAAAAGTCTAGaaattgaggaaaaaattaataaaattaggtGGTTACCACAACAGAATGCTGCTCATTTTCTACTCTCTACAAATG ATGACCTGAGAATTAATTTGTGGCACTTAGAAATCACAGATAGAAGCTTTA ACATCGTGGACATCAAGCCTGCTAACATGGAGGAGCTGACCGAAGTCATCACCGCAGCCGAGTTCCACCCACACCAGTGCAACGTGTTCGTCTACAGCAGCAGCAAAGGGACCATCCGACTGTGCGACATGCGCTCCTCGGCCCTGTGTGACAGACACTCCAAGT tttttgaagAGCCTGAAGATCCCAGCAGTAGGTCCTTCTTCTCAGAAATAATTTCATCCATATCTGATGTAAAATTCAGTCATAGTGGGCGGTACATGATGACCAGAGACTACCTGTCGGTGAAGGTGTGGGACCTCAACATGGAGAGCCGGCCGGTGGAGACCCACCAAGTCCACGAGTACCTGCGCAGCAAGCTCTGCTCTCTGTATGAGAACGACTGCATCTTTGACAAGTTTGAGTGTTGCTGGAACGGTTCGGATAG CGCCATCATGACCGGGTCCTACAACAACTTCTTCAGAATGTTTGATAGAGACACACGGAGGGATGTGACCCTGGAGGCCTCGAGAGAGAGCAGCAAACCACGCGCCAGCCTCAAACCCAGGAAGGTGTGTACAGGGGGTAAGCGGAAGAAAGATGAGATCAGTGTGGACAGTCTGGACTTCAACAAGAAGATCCTGCACACGGCCTGGCACCCCGCGGACAATGTCATTGCCGTGGCTGCCACCAATAACTTGTACATATTCCAGGACAAAATCAACTAG
- the PPP2R2D gene encoding serine/threonine-protein phosphatase 2A 55 kDa regulatory subunit B delta isoform isoform X1, producing the protein MAGAGGGGCPAGGNDFQWCFSQVKGAIDEDVAEADIISTVEFNYSGDLLATGDKGGRVVIFQREQENKSRPHSRGEYNVYSTFQSHEPEFDYLKSLEIEEKINKIRWLPQQNAAHFLLSTNDKTIKLWKISERDKRAEGYNLKDEDGRLRDPFRITALRVPILKPMDLMVEASPRRIFANAHTYHINSISVNSDHETYLSADDLRINLWHLEITDRSFNIVDIKPANMEELTEVITAAEFHPHQCNVFVYSSSKGTIRLCDMRSSALCDRHSKFFEEPEDPSSRSFFSEIISSISDVKFSHSGRYMMTRDYLSVKVWDLNMESRPVETHQVHEYLRSKLCSLYENDCIFDKFECCWNGSDSAIMTGSYNNFFRMFDRDTRRDVTLEASRESSKPRASLKPRKVCTGGKRKKDEISVDSLDFNKKILHTAWHPADNVIAVAATNNLYIFQDKIN; encoded by the exons CGGACATCATTTCCACCGTTGAGTTTAATTACTCTGGAGATCTTCTTGCAACAGGAGACAAGGGCGGCAGAGTTGTTATTTTTCAGCGTGAACAAGAG AACAAAAGCCGCCCTCATTCTAGGGGAGAATATAATGTTTACAGCACTTTTCAAAGTCATGAACCAGAGTTTGACTATTTGAAAAGTCTAGaaattgaggaaaaaattaataaaattaggtGGTTACCACAACAGAATGCTGCTCATTTTCTACTCTCTACAAATG ataaaactataaaattatggaaaataagTGAACGGGATAAAAGAGCAGAAGGTTATAACCTGAAAGACGAAGATGGAAGACTTCGAGATCCGTTTAGAATCACAGCACTACGG gTCCCAATATTGAAGCCCATGGATCTTATGGTAGAAGCGAGTCCACGGCGAATTTTTGCAAATGCTCACACATATCATATAAATTCCATTTCAGTAAATAGTGATCATGAAACATATCTTTCTGCAGATGACCTGAGAATTAATTTGTGGCACTTAGAAATCACAGATAGAAGCTTTA ACATCGTGGACATCAAGCCTGCTAACATGGAGGAGCTGACCGAAGTCATCACCGCAGCCGAGTTCCACCCACACCAGTGCAACGTGTTCGTCTACAGCAGCAGCAAAGGGACCATCCGACTGTGCGACATGCGCTCCTCGGCCCTGTGTGACAGACACTCCAAGT tttttgaagAGCCTGAAGATCCCAGCAGTAGGTCCTTCTTCTCAGAAATAATTTCATCCATATCTGATGTAAAATTCAGTCATAGTGGGCGGTACATGATGACCAGAGACTACCTGTCGGTGAAGGTGTGGGACCTCAACATGGAGAGCCGGCCGGTGGAGACCCACCAAGTCCACGAGTACCTGCGCAGCAAGCTCTGCTCTCTGTATGAGAACGACTGCATCTTTGACAAGTTTGAGTGTTGCTGGAACGGTTCGGATAG CGCCATCATGACCGGGTCCTACAACAACTTCTTCAGAATGTTTGATAGAGACACACGGAGGGATGTGACCCTGGAGGCCTCGAGAGAGAGCAGCAAACCACGCGCCAGCCTCAAACCCAGGAAGGTGTGTACAGGGGGTAAGCGGAAGAAAGATGAGATCAGTGTGGACAGTCTGGACTTCAACAAGAAGATCCTGCACACGGCCTGGCACCCCGCGGACAATGTCATTGCCGTGGCTGCCACCAATAACTTGTACATATTCCAGGACAAAATCAACTAG